The region GCAGAATGATGCGGCTTGCCGTGATGGTATCGGGCAGTGGCTCAAATTTACAAGCCTTAATCGATGCCCAAAAAGCGCAACAACTCAATGCCACAATCAATGTGGTGATTTGCGATCAGCCCAAAGCCCAAGCAATCAGCCGCACCTTGGCCGCCCGCATTCCAGTGATCTGCGTGCCATTGGCCAAAAAAGCCAGCCGCGAGCAATGGGCCACTCAAATTAGCGAATTACTGGCAGCTTTCAAGCCCGATTTGATTGTGATGGCAGGCTGGATGCGGGTGATGCCAGCCTCGTTTGTTGAACGCTGGACTCCGAATATCATCAATCAACACCCTGCCTTGTTGCCTGAGGATGGCGGCGAATTCTATCCGCTCAACGATGGCCGCCAAATTCCGGCAATTCGCGGAGCGCATGCGGTGCGTGATGCCTTGGCGTTGGGCGTGCCAGTCACTGGTTGCACGGTGCATCAAATCACGCCAATCGTTGATGTTGGCCCGGTTTTGGCTCAAGTTGAAGTTGCGGTCTTGCCCGACGATGATCAAGCCAGTCTGCACGAACGAATCAAACAAGCTGAACGACGGATTTTAGTTGAAGTAATTAACAATTTAGCCCAAACAGTTGCCTAAATTCCGCCCTAGCCGTAGTAATTTCCGCTTGCAACGTCACCTGCTACGGCTAGCGCTATTCTGTGGGAGATATGTCAATGACGACTACAGCAGAAAAAATCGCTGAGTTGCGGCGACGGCGTGAACAAGCAGCAACCACCGATCCCAAAGCCGCCGAAAAGCAACATGCTCGTGGCAAATTGACCGCCCGTGAGCGGATCGAACGATTGCTTGATCCCGATTCGTT is a window of Herpetosiphon gulosus DNA encoding:
- a CDS encoding phosphoribosylglycinamide formyltransferase codes for the protein MMRLAVMVSGSGSNLQALIDAQKAQQLNATINVVICDQPKAQAISRTLAARIPVICVPLAKKASREQWATQISELLAAFKPDLIVMAGWMRVMPASFVERWTPNIINQHPALLPEDGGEFYPLNDGRQIPAIRGAHAVRDALALGVPVTGCTVHQITPIVDVGPVLAQVEVAVLPDDDQASLHERIKQAERRILVEVINNLAQTVA